In a genomic window of Acipenser ruthenus chromosome 41, fAciRut3.2 maternal haplotype, whole genome shotgun sequence:
- the LOC131709045 gene encoding antigen peptide transporter 1-like encodes MKPLAALACLPVLDVAVTHALRLGLTRVPVPELQLPLWSLWVTGVLRAAVLSLVFCHTVRRAPQCPAWLLSRDALQSVLLLSLLLPCYATLQAVSAGGAQELLWGWHCPSALALGYGVTVATAVLWQRYAPSPSEPGSQKRNGASLRRLAEQMSPDARHFAAVGFFLVVSSLGEMAIPYYTGRMTDWIMNEEEPEAFNNAITAMALITIGSTVSEFVCDLIYNITMSRIHMRIQSRVFRSVLRQDIAFFDTAQTGDITSRITTDTNTMSESLSEKLSLLMWYFMRVLCLFGFMLRLSWKLSLFTAIGLPIIWVIPELTGKFYQKLSVRVQESLAKANAVAMETFSSMKTVRSFANEEGEAQRYRDKLEETYRLNKIEAAAYAASSWTNSLSSLALKVSILYYGGMLVTSGDVSSGDLVSFVLYELQFSSAVEVLLSYYPHVKKAIGASEKIFEYMDREPEMTAGTLAPETLRGHVEFKNVSFTYPRRPDTTVLKSVSFELRPGEITALVGPSGGGKSTCVCLLERFYQPQSGEILLDGAPLQDYQHSYLHRKVALVSQEPVLFARSVQENISYGVEQKSEEEVQRAAKRAIAHDFITELQEGYSTDAGEKGGQLSGGQKQRVAIARALLRDPRILILDDATSSLDTETEHLVQSAVLNGRRCSVLLISHRLSSLERADRIIVLQGGEVVEQGSHSDLLQRGGVYQSLLEKQSRGFDRNGVDRDQEGPEQQD; translated from the exons ATGAAGCCGCTGGCAGCGCTGGCGTGTCTCCCAGTGCTGGACGTGGCCGTCACTCACGCCCTGCGGCTCGGGCTGACCCGGGTTCCAGTGCCggagctgcagctccctctgTGGAGCCTGTGGGTGACGGGTGTGCTGCGAGCCGCCGTGCTGAGCCTGGTCTTCTGTCACACCGTCCGCAGGGCGCCGCAGTGCCCGGCCTGGCTGCTGAGCAGAGACGCGCTGCAGAGTGTGCTGCTCCTGAGcctgctcctgccctgctacgCCACGCTGCAGGCTGTGAGTGCAGGCGGGGCGCAGGAGCTGCTGTGGGGCTGGCACTGTCCGAGCGCCCTGGCGCTGGGGTATGGAGTGACCGTCGCGACGGCTGTGCTGTGGCAGCGCTACGCGCCCTCCCCGTCCGAACCTGGGTCCCAGAAGAGAAACGGGGCGTCGCTCAGGAGGCTGGCGGAGCAGATGAGCCCCGACGCCAGGCACTTCGCAGCGGTGGGGTTCTTCCTGGTGGTGTCATCTCTGG GTGAGATGGCCATTCCCTACTACACAGGGAGGATGACAGACTGGATCATGAACGAGGAGGAGCCAGAAGCTTTCAATAACGCCATCACTGCCATGGCCCTCATCACCATCGGGAG TACTGTGTCAGAGTTTGTATGTGACCTCATCTACAACATCACAATGAGCCGGATTCACATGAGAATCCAGAGCCGGGTCTTCAGGTCAGTGCTGCGGCAGGACATTGCCTTCTTCGACACGGCGCAAACCG GTGACATCACGTCCCGCATCACGACGGACACAAACACGATGAGCGAGTCTCTGAGTGAGAAGCTCAGCCTGCTCATGTGGTATTTCATGAGGGTGCTGTGTCTGTTCGGCTTCATGCTCAGACTGTCCTGGAAACTCTCCCTCTTCACTGCCATCGGCCTGCCCATCATCTGGGTCATTCCAGAGCTGACCGGGAAATTCTACCAG AAACTGTCAGTGAGAGTGCAGGAGTCTCTGGCGAAGGCAAACGCCGTTGCCATGGAGACGTTCTCATCGATGAAGACAGTGCGCAGCTTCGCTAACGAAGAGGGCGAGGCGCAGCGATACCGAGACAAACTGGAGGAGACGTACCGGCTCAACAAGATCGAGGCTGCTGCCTACGCTGCCTCCTCCTGGACAAACAGT CTCTCCAGCCTGGCTCTGAAGGTCTCTATCCTGTACTACGGAGGGATGCTGGTGACCTCGGGGGATGTGAGCAGTGGAGACCTGGTGTCCTTCGTCCTGTATGAGCTGCAGTTCTCCTCTGCTGTGGAG GTGCTGCTCTCGTACTATCCCCATGTGAAGAAGGCGATCGGCGCCTCAGAGAAAATCTTCGAGTACATGGACCGCGAGCCGGAGATGACAGCGGGGACCCTCGCACCCGAGACCCTGAGGGGACACGTGGAGTTCAAGAACGTCAGCTTCACCTACCCTCGCAGACCCGACACCACCGTGCTCAAG agcGTCTCGTTTGAGCTGCGCCCCGGTGAGATCACGGCTCTGGTGGGCCCCTCTGGCGGGGGGAAGTCgacgtgtgtgtgtctgctggagCGCTTCTACCAGCCCCAGAGTGGAGAGATCCTGCTGGACGGGGCTCCCCTTCAAGACTACCAGCACTCGTACCTGCACAGGAAG GTTGCTCTGGTGAGTCAGGAGCCGGTGCTGTTCGCCCGCTCGGTTCAGGAGAACATCTCGTATGGAGTGGAGCAGAAAAGCGAGGAGGAGGTGCAGCGAGCAGCCAAGAGAGCCATCGCACACGACTTCATCACGGAGCTGCAGGAGGGCTACAGCACCG ATGCTGGTGAGAAGGGCGGGCAGCTCTCGGGGGGTCAGAAGCAGCGTGTGGCGATCGCTCGGGCTCTGCTCAGGGACCCCCGCATTCTCATCCTGGATGACGCCACCAGCTCCCTGGACACTGAGACTGAGCACCTG GTCCAGTCGGCTGTGCTGAATGGGCGCCGCTGCTCGGTGCTCCTGATCTCTCACAGGCTGAGCTCCCTGGAGCGGGCGGACCGCATCATCGTGCTGCAGGGAGGGGAGGTGGTGGAGCAGGGGAGCCACTCGGATCTGCTGCAAAGAGGGGGCGTCTACCAGAGCCTGTTGGAGAAACAGAGCAGGGGCTTCGACCGCAACGGGGTCGACCGGGACCAGGAGGGACCAGAACAGCAGGACTGA